The DNA sequence tttattcattattataagtATTGTGAGGATATTCAAAGGAAATGATGCATTATGAAAATTGTGTATCAAATAAACGGATGAATTGGGTCCACTCGTGACATAATTGTTAGTTAGATCAATCATATTTGTGTCAGATTCAGATTGATTCAGGTTCAATTATACTGGAATCTAACCCTATTATTCATTCATATCATTCATGGGTCATGTCAAAGATTACCAACCCTATATCCAAGCATAACATCTATACCTCTAGTcgaaaaaattcatatttatcgCTCTCCGGTCTGCTGCCAACCTGGCTCATCAGAAAAAGGTCAAATGCTAACATGGCATGACGCTCTACTACGAATTTCAATTTGATGTTTCAGGTAAGAAAGAGATAGATAGGTTTGACACCCTCTATCAGACACTTGGATACGAACATGCACACGTGACTATGTATTCATAAAGGGGAAATAAGAAAAGAATCAAACTTGCATTTTCATTATTCAGAATCTCAGAAACAAGAAAGATGATCCAGAAGATAACCCACCAAGTACCACATCGACGCACCATCTCCATGAATAACTAAATGCACATCATCATAGAATTCTCGTCTGTCCTCCTCCCACCCCATGCTACCGGTactgtaacttttttttttcttttttttttttccctcttttggCTACAAACCCCTCTTTCATTGATCTAGCCGCCACAGATAAACCAAGAGATCTTATTAGCTAGAGCAACCAGTTCAATACCGTATAATAACTAAGGAATGGTATCCATAAACTTAAACATGGACATAGGTAACGATGCATCTACAAAACACCCATGTAAAATAGGTTCAGGGAAGACATGACCTAATCAATCATCTCCTTTTCAAGCTTAGTCGAGCTTGACGTTAGAATACAGGAGGGTGTCCCTTGTGATGGGCATATTGAGAAGGAAGTATACCTGCAGACAAACAAAGGCAGCCAAAAATGATGATCTTGCCACTTAATATACAATGTCATCCACCTAATCCATTCAGTTAAAACATGACAAAATTATCATAGCGAATAGCTTCAATGACACCGGGTCTTTTACACTCTCCTCCAATGGAAAGCTCCCATGCTAGCTTCCACAAAATAACCAAAAAGCACACTCTCACGATCCAAACTCCTCTTAAAATAGTAACtttgaaacaaaattattgaataaCATTGACCAAAAAAAACTAAGGGTGGTGGAAGAACCACCGCTTAAGGAGGTGGCCAGCCACCCAAAGAGGGTGGTTCTTCCACCCAGCCACTCCCATGGGTGGTCAacccttttttatttggatGGGGGGTGGGGTCAGTCACCAAGAAACACCCCACGCATGGTGAATCTCCCAACATGAAGGGGGAACCCATAAGGCGGCTTTGCCTATGACCCTGCACCTGGTGGATCTCTTCACAGCTCATGCCATGAGGATGGCTGAAGAACCACCTCACGTGTCGTGGTATGCTTACTTGCAACCCTCTGGGGTGGCCAACCCCTAGCCACCCTACATGACGGATGCCCTTTTTGAATATTCTGTGTGAAGCTGATGTCGTAACTCTCCTTTTTGAATATTCAGTGTGTACATTGCTGAAGTTATTTTCCTTCAGGATAAATACACTTTGCAGTTTGCACCCTCAAACTAGAAGTGGCTTCACATTTCAAATTTAACACAttgatttcaatttaatttgtataaagCATGCTGCTAGGCCTTTAGCACACACAGATCCTGTGTTGCACAGTGTGCCCGTATTGATTTGAAactttatttctattaaaaGTGCCACTAGGCCTTTATGAATATCAAATCTTACCCCCAAGAGAGTTGAAATGAGAAGAATAATTCCAGTGATCCAGGCAAGAGTCCGCCTAACCAACAACACTCGTGGATCAGTCATGTTGTGGGATCCTTCTGAATCAACCAACCAGCGTGCAGATGTCTGAGAAGTATACACCACATTCAACATCTTGCCTGACTCGCTGGTAGATGACCCACTAAAGAAGACAACTCCAACAATTTGACCTGCCATATTATCAATTAGCACTGATTTAAATgacaataaaagaattaaaaattcaaCCAATTAATTACAAAGACGTAATCAACAATAAAAATCCCAAGGATGGCTGAAACTTCCTCAAAATCAGCTGATATCTTCCACATAACAGCAATATATACTTCAAAAGGGCATAGCATGCATGAAATGTACGTTTAGGTTCTCAAATTTACGAACTACTTTCCTATTCCACTCGTCTGCACGAATAGAACTTCATGGAGATTGTAGAAACAGAATAAGAAAGTCTAACAGTGTCTACCATGTGGAGCCCATAATGTAAATTGGGAGTCTTGGTCAAATTAAATTGGTATCGCAGCAATGAATAGATACAGCTTCGTGGCATGGGAATAGCCACAAAGCtaaatatttatgagtatgtAATTTTCAAATAACTAAGATAATTGaccttggtatgcttcttggaATGAATCAAACATCTTGGACAATGTAGCAAGTAATAGACCCACTCCATGCCTAGCAAAACCTTCAGATCCATAATGCTCTTGCAAAGCCTGTTCACACATGAATGATAAAAAAGATGCAGAAGTTAAAATTAGTAAATCACAGCGTAAGAGACGCACACATATCCACATATGAAGAAAGCATACATATTTAAGATTGTAGAATTAGAATTAACTTTCACCCCAAGTTACTTGTCAAAAAGAAACTTTCATCCCATGAATTTAAGATCATACAGGTTTCCTTCTTGTACAAAATGCCGGGAAATCTTATTGTTAAAacttgttttctttcaaaacgAAAGGGAACTCATAATCTCAAAAGCCTGCTGAAGAAGAAAATCCAAATAACTCAACTTCAAACTTATCATACTGCCTTGGGATACAATGAATTTCCTATTAATACTGAAAAGCTCAATATTTTAAGCAAATCAGccaacaaaaaagtaaaaataaaaagaactgtCAGTCCCCAACAACCAAAACTTGGTGCTATTTGGCTCATCCCAAATTGTGAAAAGCATTCCCCAAGAGATATTGAGCTCATCCCAATATGAATCCTATCATTTAATTCCTTACCATAATTACGAACAAGGTAACGGCAGAAGAAGTCTTTTTTAGGGATTTAGTATTTAATAAGCCAACCAAGCAGATAATTGGAGCAAGGTAATCCAGGAACCCCagaccaaattatatataagatgagttgaagCCATCAACAATATAGATAAAGAAATGAGTTTCATCAAATTTTCCACCTAGGACAAAGTAACCTATGATGTATCACAAATCCCCTCTTCCTAAAGGGACAAAGGGACACTCCTAACAAGTGAAAGGGTACAACATTGTGcatccctctttttttttataagtgcaaCATTGTGTAGCCTTGGAATGGACTTTTCCAAGATCAAGCCTCTTGAATCTAACAACTACAACATGTCATCATAAAGCATCTATGAGGGGCTTGGCTGACAAATGTTTACCTTCAGTTTATTTCATAGAAGAAGGTAACCATCATGGTTGAAAAAAGATTGAGAGTAAGATTACCCAAAGTCTTCAGTGTTCAGTGACTTTTTAACCCTCTTTATTGATCTTTCAAGATCTCAAGAAAAATCTTAATAATGGTTATAAAGCAGTTTTTGGTAAAACTcactaaattttcatattcaaaaatatcttATGCAgccctcaaatattttatagCAGATCTGGGAGTAAAAAAAACAAGAGCCAGATTCTAACACCAACGAGAGGGAGTGCATGAATGCTTATCCGCAACTGTCACACAAGATTCAGAGGGAGTTAACGAATTAGTGCTGTTTTTCTGTTTGATTTCGTTACTTCTAAAAAGGCAGAAAAGGCAACACAAATTAAAATGGATGCTCATGTTTCCTTTTTTTACCAATTAGTGCTGTTTTTCCATTTTGATGTCATTCGTCCTAAAAGATGCTTCTCAAGGACTTGAAGAACTGGCCTATCAAACCTGTGTCCAAGACCCCAAAGCTTAATCCATGTTGGACACTCATATTTATGCCGTGTTCTTGTGACTCAGACTCATATGATAATTAAGATGATACCATGCAGCAAATTGGCTGGCATAACCTAACattcatatatcaaaacaaaaaaggggGTATATATATACCACCTTAATGCCATCAAAACAGCCCATTATCAACTCGGCTGGACTGTGAGCGCTTTTGACCAAATCTTCATGCAACTCTAGTGCCTTTTTGAAATTGCAAATGAGGGACAGAAGACTAGCAGTGAATTCTCtgtctgcattctgaaaatgtttgaaatttatttaaaaaaaaaaaaaaaacaaagaaacttagttattaaagaaaaacatacagTACAAATCTAGCaatcataaaattcatacacaatacaaaacagaacagaataaaaaacaatattaaatccAGGGTAAACCTTTGACATATGAAGATTCACAGCGGTACCATCTGCCAAAGGGATGGTTAACTCTCCATTTAATGGCTTCAGGGAATCAGCAACATAAGATCCACCCATCCAAGACGCCTAAgcagaaaagaaaagtgaaaactAAGTTTTCAAATGCGAACAAAATGAAACCAACATGAAAGAGATAAGCAGCATGTGAATGAAATGTAGTGGATGATAATGTCAGTCATGACTCACGAATTCACCAATTTCTTTGTCAGTATAATCAACGAAGAGTTCGTCCAGATAAAAGACAGAGACTTTATTTTCATCTGTAACAATTCATACAAGTGATATGTCAGCATCTAATGATAAAATGATCTAGATGCAAAGGATTTTCATCCTTTCACAATAACTTAGCCAAtcataaatgttaaaaaatgacCAGGTACCTGGAAGTTGAATGTCAGCAGCTTTCTCCAGACCAAAACTAACCTTTCTCATAGAGGAACTGCTGAACAGCGCATTAGCTGAGTTGACCACAAGCTTAGGATCTGCACGTATAAACACATTCAAACAAATACTAGGTGATCAAAATTAGTATAACACAATAATAACTGAGAGTTAAgtcctcaaaatgcattttaaAACCAAGTGCAGAACCTGTCCCTTGGACGTCCAGCATAAAAACAGCACGAGGCCTATCAAATGGATTAGGCATGAGGACATCATTTAACTGAAAAAGACAAACACTGTTATAGACCAACCTTTCCAATACCAAAGACACAAAAGAACGTAAAAGTTCTATTTtgaattactcataaaattatttcagtAACCTTAGATGAACCAGCGGATGAAAGCGTTGCAGGTGGTAAAAAACCAAGCAAGACTGATACAGCAGCTCCAACTTCTGAGGGCAACATTGAATCAGGCTGTGAAAGTGGAAAAGATGGCACAGATGGTGAGAcgatcatatttgttttttttttttggggggtgtgaccaatgtatttaaatataggATCATA is a window from the Juglans regia cultivar Chandler chromosome 7, Walnut 2.0, whole genome shotgun sequence genome containing:
- the LOC109004054 gene encoding uncharacterized protein LOC109004054, producing MDFRIRSMFFLLVLSSLLCSQARAEITGSVFFIDSSARQFLRTPSSNDAVEPDSMLPSEVGAAVSVLLGFLPPATLSSAGSSKLNDVLMPNPFDRPRAVFMLDVQGTDPKLVVNSANALFSSSSMRKVSFGLEKAADIQLPDENKVSVFYLDELFVDYTDKEIGEFASWMGGSYVADSLKPLNGELTIPLADGTAVNLHMSKNADREFTASLLSLICNFKKALELHEDLVKSAHSPAELIMGCFDGIKALQEHYGSEGFARHGVGLLLATLSKMFDSFQEAYQGQIVGVVFFSGSSTSESGKMLNVVYTSQTSARWLVDSEGSHNMTDPRVLLVRRTLAWITGIILLISTLLGVYFLLNMPITRDTLLYSNVKLD